One window of Microbacterium sp. Root61 genomic DNA carries:
- a CDS encoding S8 family peptidase, protein MSPTENDRELPREFRAIESEPELAPDPAKPAPQGEKPAKRSPAGGAPPADAEASSPETPTPSTTPDAAARTQPAFTLPDMPTTVSLVTDSVITRPLAERMSSAEDGELIGVVIELRTDSGLPLDAVVAELQALVHVATRGRGTPGDAWRVGSYVMAAMSRSEILALVRVDADKGGRVRGGRQESKTAPRSLINRIWPNFEVRATIHRSVITVKADAAVRSFDATGDGIVWAVLDTGLHAEHAHFATYATLDLPGALVPRSFVAGASDAEALRDPNGHGTHVAGIIAGGQVAPSKAKPICAATWYRTAEGDTGVQRVELERISGMAPRAKILSLKVLRDDRTGDLASLLAALEYIQELNRGGRDLAVHGVNLSLGYPFDPSWFATGLSPVCREVDRLVADGVCVVVSAGNTGYGAARDSAGREMRLGFGMTINDPGNAARAITVGSTSIKPYSTGISYFSSKGPTGDGRLKPDLVAPGERVVSAGAGELLEKARAGVPVKRGQKATDITYVEDSGTSMSAPHVSGVAAAFLSVHREFVGKPDDLKRILMDTASDLGRERSFQGRGLIDAMRAIQSV, encoded by the coding sequence GTGTCGCCGACGGAGAACGACCGCGAACTGCCGCGCGAGTTTCGCGCGATCGAATCGGAGCCGGAACTCGCACCGGACCCGGCCAAGCCCGCGCCGCAGGGCGAGAAGCCGGCGAAGCGCTCTCCTGCGGGCGGAGCGCCACCCGCCGACGCGGAGGCGTCGTCTCCGGAGACACCGACCCCGAGTACGACTCCGGATGCCGCAGCCCGCACCCAGCCCGCATTCACCCTCCCCGATATGCCGACCACGGTGTCGTTGGTCACCGACTCCGTCATCACGCGTCCGCTGGCCGAGCGCATGTCCTCCGCCGAGGACGGCGAGCTGATCGGGGTCGTGATCGAGCTGCGGACCGACAGCGGGCTGCCGCTGGATGCCGTCGTCGCCGAACTGCAAGCCCTCGTGCACGTCGCCACGCGCGGACGCGGAACCCCGGGCGATGCATGGCGTGTCGGCAGCTACGTGATGGCGGCGATGAGCCGCAGCGAGATCCTCGCCCTCGTCCGCGTGGACGCGGACAAGGGCGGCCGCGTCCGAGGCGGGCGGCAGGAGTCCAAGACCGCCCCGCGCAGCCTGATCAACCGGATCTGGCCGAACTTCGAGGTGCGCGCCACCATCCATCGGTCGGTCATCACCGTGAAGGCGGACGCCGCCGTGCGCTCGTTCGATGCGACCGGAGACGGCATCGTGTGGGCCGTACTGGACACCGGGCTGCATGCCGAGCACGCGCACTTCGCGACGTACGCCACGCTCGACCTGCCCGGCGCGCTCGTCCCCCGCAGTTTCGTCGCGGGCGCCTCTGACGCCGAAGCGCTTCGTGATCCGAACGGCCACGGCACGCACGTGGCCGGGATCATCGCGGGCGGCCAGGTGGCTCCGTCGAAGGCGAAGCCCATCTGCGCGGCCACCTGGTACCGCACGGCCGAGGGCGACACCGGTGTGCAGCGCGTGGAGCTGGAGCGCATCAGCGGCATGGCGCCGCGCGCGAAGATCCTCTCGCTCAAAGTGCTGCGCGATGACCGCACCGGTGACCTCGCCTCCCTGCTGGCGGCGCTGGAGTACATCCAGGAACTCAACCGCGGGGGCCGGGACCTCGCCGTGCACGGGGTGAATCTCTCGTTGGGCTACCCGTTCGACCCGTCCTGGTTCGCGACGGGCTTGTCGCCCGTGTGCCGCGAGGTGGACCGGCTCGTCGCCGACGGCGTGTGCGTCGTCGTGTCGGCGGGCAACACCGGGTACGGCGCAGCGCGAGACTCGGCCGGACGCGAGATGCGGCTGGGCTTCGGCATGACCATCAATGACCCGGGCAACGCGGCCCGGGCGATCACGGTGGGCTCGACCTCGATCAAGCCGTACTCCACCGGCATTTCGTACTTCTCCTCCAAGGGGCCGACCGGCGATGGCCGCCTCAAGCCCGATCTGGTCGCGCCGGGTGAACGTGTGGTGAGCGCCGGTGCGGGCGAACTGTTGGAGAAGGCGCGCGCCGGAGTTCCGGTGAAGCGCGGGCAGAAGGCGACCGACATCACGTACGTCGAGGACTCCGGCACCTCGATGTCGGCACCGCATGTATCAGGAGTGGCCGCCGCCTTCCTCTCCGTACACAGGGAGTTCGTCGGTAAGCCCGACGACCTCAAGCGCATCCTGATGGACACGGCCAGCGATCTCGGACGAGAGCGCAGCTTCCAGGGCCGGGGTCTGATCGACGCGATGCGGGCGATCCAGAGCGTGTAA
- a CDS encoding nicotinate phosphoribosyltransferase, with amino-acid sequence MTGSTALQTDRYELTMLDAALRDGTAHRRCVFELFGRRLSGGRRFGVVAGTGRLLSLIRDFRFGEDELRYLRDENVVDAETLAYLEDYRFSGTITGYREGELYFPGSPILTVEGTFAEAVVLETLALSVMNHDSAVATAAARMTIAAGDRPLAEMGSRRAGEDSAVAAARAAYITGFDATSNLEAGRSWGIPTMGTAAHSWTLLHDTEEDAFRAQIAAHGVGTTLLVDTYDIRQGVETAIRVAGTGLGGVRIDSGDLPIMAAEVREQLDSLGATGTRITVTSDLDEYSIAALAASPVDSYGVGTSVVTGSGTPTAGMVYKLVARQDSAGGWVAVAKKSTDKGSRGGRKAAFRTLDRGTATSELVIVSDGFETVATASEHPDARSLQVELVVGGEIDAVNEGAAGVTAARAHHAQVREELPVRALALSRSEPAIPTVFTDAE; translated from the coding sequence CGAGTTGTTCGGACGACGCCTGTCGGGCGGACGCCGATTCGGCGTCGTGGCCGGCACCGGGCGCCTGCTCAGCCTGATCCGCGACTTCCGCTTCGGCGAGGACGAGCTGCGATACCTGCGCGATGAGAACGTGGTGGATGCCGAGACCCTCGCGTACCTCGAGGACTACCGGTTCAGCGGCACGATCACCGGCTATCGCGAGGGCGAGCTGTACTTCCCAGGCTCCCCCATCCTCACGGTCGAGGGGACGTTCGCCGAGGCCGTCGTGCTGGAGACCCTGGCCTTGAGCGTGATGAACCACGACTCCGCCGTGGCCACGGCGGCCGCGCGCATGACGATCGCGGCCGGCGACCGTCCGCTCGCGGAGATGGGTTCGCGCCGGGCCGGCGAGGACTCGGCCGTGGCCGCCGCCCGCGCGGCGTACATCACCGGATTCGACGCGACCTCCAACCTCGAAGCGGGGCGTTCCTGGGGCATCCCCACGATGGGCACCGCCGCGCATTCCTGGACACTGCTGCACGACACCGAAGAGGACGCGTTCCGTGCGCAGATCGCCGCGCACGGCGTCGGCACGACCCTCCTCGTGGACACCTACGACATCCGTCAGGGCGTGGAGACCGCGATCCGCGTCGCGGGTACCGGCCTCGGAGGCGTGCGTATCGACTCCGGCGACCTGCCGATCATGGCGGCCGAAGTGCGGGAGCAGCTGGATTCCCTCGGCGCCACCGGCACGCGCATCACCGTGACGAGCGACCTCGACGAATACTCGATCGCCGCACTCGCGGCATCCCCCGTCGACTCCTACGGTGTGGGCACCTCGGTCGTCACCGGCTCCGGCACCCCGACCGCCGGCATGGTCTACAAGCTCGTCGCACGGCAGGACTCGGCGGGCGGGTGGGTCGCCGTCGCCAAGAAGTCGACCGACAAGGGCTCCCGCGGCGGACGCAAGGCCGCGTTCCGCACCCTCGACCGCGGCACCGCCACCAGCGAACTGGTGATCGTCTCGGACGGCTTCGAGACCGTCGCCACGGCTTCCGAGCATCCGGATGCGCGATCGCTCCAGGTCGAGCTCGTCGTCGGCGGAGAGATCGACGCCGTGAACGAGGGCGCCGCAGGCGTGACTGCCGCACGCGCGCATCACGCCCAGGTGCGCGAGGAGCTTCCCGTGCGGGCGCTCGCATTGAGCCGGTCCGAACCGGCGATCCCGACCGTCTTCACCGACGCCGAGTGA
- a CDS encoding dienelactone hydrolase family protein yields the protein MDALAGWTHEEFTADGRTRDVWRLGTGPGVIVIHEIPGIEPTLVAFAEEIVARGHTVLLPRLFGRPGAGFSVGNVVGDLWQFCVRREFSVFARGKTSPIAGWLRALARDLHGEVGGPGIGVVGMCFTGGFALAMMADAPVIAPVLAEPSLPAAVGFRRGRTARGADLGLSPTDLQVVRGSPCEVLGLRYRDDPATGTRFDTLARELGDRFLAVEFDGPGHSVLTIDRQQEGVERVLDFLDEKLAG from the coding sequence ATGGATGCACTGGCCGGATGGACGCACGAAGAGTTCACCGCGGATGGGCGGACGCGCGACGTCTGGCGCCTGGGTACCGGACCCGGCGTCATCGTCATCCACGAGATCCCCGGCATCGAGCCCACGCTGGTCGCGTTCGCAGAGGAGATCGTCGCGCGCGGTCACACCGTGCTTTTGCCCCGGCTGTTCGGTCGTCCGGGCGCGGGATTCTCCGTCGGCAATGTCGTGGGCGATCTGTGGCAGTTCTGCGTGCGGCGGGAGTTCTCCGTGTTCGCCCGTGGCAAGACCAGCCCGATCGCGGGCTGGTTGCGCGCGCTCGCCCGCGATCTGCATGGCGAGGTCGGTGGGCCGGGCATCGGCGTGGTCGGTATGTGCTTCACCGGCGGATTCGCGTTGGCGATGATGGCCGACGCCCCGGTCATCGCCCCGGTGCTCGCCGAGCCGTCGCTCCCGGCGGCGGTGGGGTTCCGTCGTGGACGCACCGCGCGAGGTGCCGACCTGGGACTGAGCCCCACCGACCTGCAGGTCGTGCGCGGGTCACCGTGCGAGGTGCTGGGGCTGCGCTACCGCGACGATCCTGCCACGGGTACGCGCTTCGACACGCTGGCTCGCGAACTCGGCGACCGCTTCCTCGCGGTGGAGTTCGACGGTCCCGGTCATTCCGTGCTGACCATCGATCGGCAGCAGGAGGGCGTGGAGCGAGTGCTCGACTTCCTCGACGAGAAGCTAGCCGGCTGA
- a CDS encoding DUF3039 domain-containing protein, with protein sequence MSTPLESPDQGGIATLDRELEELIREESIEPGDHERFSHYVKKDKILESAITGKPVRALCGKKWTPGRDPEKFPVCPTCKEIYESMVN encoded by the coding sequence ATGAGCACTCCCCTCGAGAGCCCCGACCAGGGCGGCATCGCGACCCTCGACCGCGAGCTCGAAGAGCTCATCCGCGAAGAGAGCATCGAACCCGGAGATCACGAGCGCTTCTCGCACTACGTGAAGAAGGACAAGATCCTCGAATCCGCGATCACGGGCAAGCCCGTGCGCGCACTGTGCGGCAAGAAGTGGACGCCGGGTCGCGACCCGGAGAAGTTCCCGGTCTGCCCCACGTGCAAGGAGATCTACGAGTCGATGGTCAACTGA
- a CDS encoding phosphocholine cytidylyltransferase family protein, with translation MTLQTVILAAGMGSRLGRSLPKPLTELSDGRSIMQQQHDNIRAAFGDAARITTVVGYRAETIVEAFPEVDYVYNERYDQTNTSKSLLRALGRSGKGGVLWMNGDVVFDPRVLGRAIELIQRDQSFVSVNTSKVSDEEVKYTVTPEGFIKELSKTVKGGIGEAVGINYISSADKRAFVRQLTRVDDQDYFERGLELAIAEDGLLVEPMDISDLYAVEVDFAEDLERANQFV, from the coding sequence TTGACCCTTCAGACCGTAATCCTCGCAGCCGGCATGGGCTCGCGGCTAGGCCGCAGCCTGCCCAAGCCGCTGACCGAGCTCAGTGACGGCCGCAGCATCATGCAGCAGCAGCACGACAACATCCGTGCCGCGTTCGGTGACGCCGCCCGCATCACGACGGTCGTCGGCTACCGCGCCGAGACCATCGTCGAGGCCTTCCCCGAGGTCGACTACGTCTACAACGAGCGGTACGACCAGACCAACACGTCCAAGAGCCTGCTGCGCGCCCTCGGCCGTTCCGGCAAGGGCGGCGTGCTGTGGATGAACGGCGACGTCGTCTTCGACCCCCGCGTTCTCGGCCGCGCGATCGAGCTGATCCAGCGCGACCAGTCCTTCGTCTCCGTCAACACCTCCAAGGTCAGCGACGAAGAGGTCAAGTACACCGTCACGCCCGAAGGCTTCATCAAGGAGCTGTCCAAGACCGTCAAGGGCGGCATCGGCGAAGCTGTCGGCATCAACTACATCTCCAGCGCAGACAAGCGGGCCTTCGTGCGTCAGCTCACGCGCGTCGATGACCAGGATTACTTCGAGCGAGGCCTCGAGCTCGCGATCGCCGAGGACGGCCTGCTCGTGGAGCCGATGGACATCTCCGACCTGTACGCCGTCGAGGTGGACTTCGCCGAAGACCTCGAGCGGGCCAACCAGTTCGTCTGA
- a CDS encoding ABC transporter ATP-binding protein: protein MTASLPVPQESYPEHPDRTDANARGDAPIVKLPPKPRVPAEEAAVARETADAVPPRPRKPPRPRKPKAGAKSRPAAVIDPGPPPPLPIDVIAADVVIPPKPPLPAGVAAAAAEQAEEAVVDSPDVEAAAIAEVEVATEAEIEVEPELEVEPEPAVEAEAAPEREPEDEAELEAGTVEDLEAEVAVLPEVEAESDAEPESELEAEPEVEAEPELEVEVEVEVELEADTETEVEPELELELEDALVIETVADAALDTEEVVETEPVAHESHLDDAATAALVAALDDAPVGASVPAPAASVLVVRGLTKSFGETRAVDGIDLTIPAGTFYGLVGPNGAGKTTTLSMIAGLLRPDRGSIVVNGVDAGTDPVGAKRVMGVLPDRLRTFDRLTGRQLLYYYGILRKLPPAVVESRTNDLARAFDLTDALGRVVSDYSAGMAKKVMLAGAMIHSPRLLVLDEPFEAVDPVSSAIILDILGTYVEHGGTVILSSHGMDLVERVCSRVAVIVAGQVLAEGTIAEVRGELTLEQRFIELAGGLSDVEGLEWLHTFSD, encoded by the coding sequence GTGACAGCCTCTCTGCCGGTTCCGCAGGAGTCCTATCCGGAACACCCGGATCGGACGGATGCGAATGCCCGGGGGGATGCGCCTATCGTCAAGCTGCCCCCCAAACCTCGTGTGCCCGCAGAGGAGGCTGCCGTCGCTCGTGAGACGGCGGATGCCGTGCCTCCGCGCCCACGCAAGCCCCCGCGTCCGCGCAAGCCCAAGGCCGGCGCGAAGTCTCGTCCGGCGGCGGTCATCGACCCGGGTCCGCCCCCGCCCCTGCCGATCGATGTGATCGCGGCCGACGTGGTCATCCCGCCGAAGCCGCCGTTGCCCGCCGGTGTCGCCGCGGCCGCCGCCGAGCAGGCGGAGGAGGCGGTCGTCGATTCCCCGGATGTCGAGGCGGCAGCCATTGCGGAGGTCGAGGTCGCCACCGAGGCTGAGATAGAGGTCGAGCCTGAACTCGAGGTCGAGCCTGAACCGGCGGTCGAGGCTGAGGCCGCGCCTGAGCGCGAGCCTGAAGACGAGGCTGAGCTTGAGGCTGGGACCGTCGAAGATCTGGAAGCTGAAGTCGCGGTCCTGCCCGAAGTCGAGGCAGAGTCGGATGCTGAGCCGGAGTCCGAACTCGAGGCAGAGCCCGAAGTCGAGGCAGAGCCGGAACTAGAAGTAGAAGTAGAAGTAGAGGTAGAGCTCGAGGCTGACACGGAAACCGAAGTCGAGCCCGAGCTCGAGCTTGAGCTTGAGGACGCTCTCGTTATTGAGACTGTCGCGGATGCTGCCCTCGACACGGAAGAAGTGGTCGAGACCGAACCGGTGGCGCACGAGTCGCACCTCGACGATGCCGCAACGGCGGCCCTCGTGGCGGCCCTGGACGATGCCCCGGTGGGTGCCTCCGTGCCCGCGCCCGCAGCATCCGTCCTCGTCGTTCGGGGACTCACGAAGTCGTTCGGTGAGACGCGCGCGGTCGACGGCATCGACCTGACGATCCCGGCCGGCACGTTCTACGGACTCGTCGGACCGAACGGCGCCGGCAAGACCACCACGCTGTCGATGATCGCCGGACTGCTCCGGCCCGACCGGGGGTCGATCGTCGTCAACGGCGTGGATGCCGGAACCGACCCCGTCGGTGCCAAGCGGGTGATGGGCGTCCTGCCCGACCGCCTGCGCACGTTCGACCGGCTCACGGGACGACAGCTCCTCTATTACTACGGCATCCTGCGCAAGCTGCCGCCCGCTGTCGTGGAGAGTCGCACCAACGATCTGGCCCGTGCCTTCGACCTCACCGATGCGCTCGGTCGCGTCGTCTCCGACTACTCCGCCGGCATGGCCAAGAAGGTCATGCTCGCCGGAGCGATGATCCACTCTCCGCGCCTGCTGGTGCTGGACGAGCCGTTCGAAGCAGTGGATCCGGTCTCCAGCGCGATCATCCTCGACATCCTCGGCACCTACGTCGAGCACGGTGGAACCGTCATCCTTTCCAGTCACGGCATGGACCTCGTCGAGCGGGTCTGCTCGCGTGTCGCCGTGATCGTCGCCGGCCAGGTGCTGGCCGAGGGCACCATCGCCGAGGTTCGTGGTGAGCTGACGCTGGAGCAGCGGTTCATCGAACTCGCCGGTGGTCTGAGCGACGTGGAGGGCCTGGAGTGGCTGCACACGTTCTCCGACTGA